From the Salmo trutta chromosome 25, fSalTru1.1, whole genome shotgun sequence genome, the window gtgagattagtaggagaacagagacctggagggggggttacagtgagattagtaggagaacagagacctggaggggggttacagtgagattaataggagaacagagacctggaggggggttgcagtgagattagtaggagaacagagacctggagggggggttacagtgagattagtaggagaacagagacctggaggggggttacagtgagattagtaggagaacagagacctggaggctggagggggttacagtgagattagtaggagaacagagacctggagggggttacagtgagattagtaggagaacagagacctggagggggggttacagtgagattagtaggagaacagactctagtaaagatgaggtcaagcgtattgcctgccttgtgagagGGAGATGATTAAAAAAGgctgaggtcaaaagaggcaaggaggggaaagagagagttggaaagaaatgaaTCGAAGGCAGACgtcgggaggttgaagtcgccaagtacGACGAATGAtgagccatcgtcaggaaatgATCTTATCAGGGTGGCAAGCTTATCTGGTGGGCGACCAGATGCTCTCGAACTATGAGAGAACAGTCGGATGAAGacagagcagctggagtagcagtgttctctggggtgatccatgtctctgtcagggacaaaaagtcaagggactgaagggcagcataggctgagatgaactcagcgtTCTTGACCACAGATCGACAGTTCAAAACGCTGCCAGAGACCCGGGTTGTGAgcgcagggtacactaaattagaagggtttcAGCCAAAGGGTGGGGAGTGTCTCTAAAGCCTACAGGAAGAGGTGTGAACAGGTTTAGAAAAAAAACGCACATAGTTGACAAAGCCACAAAAGAGCAAAACAAGATCATCTgtaaataactaggtaagatactcaagtgagagagtggagacttccccccctttcctttcctcgaCCACAATTCCGCAGAACAGTCTGTTTCGGCGACGGTCTTagtttagcaacaaaactgacACGACCGTCGCTTACAGCTGCCCCTGCGAAACCAGGGGAGACCGAAGAACTAACGCTAATTACCTAGCAGAGGTGAAGAGTACACTGTACATGAGCAGCACATTGATGCCACACTTGTTCTACCTGATGGCATTCACCTTTAGCCATGTCCAATTCAACCTcgtcttgaaaatatatgtggtataaaagtatattttagaaccaggaacagatatagcccttggttcactgcagacctgactgcccttgaccagcacaaaaacatcctgtggcgtttgcattagcatcaaatagcccccgcgatatgcaactttcagagaagtcaggaaccaatatacacaggcagttaggaaagcaaaggctagcttttccaaacagaaattttcatcctgtagcacaaactcaaaaaagttctgggacactgtaaagtccatggagaataagagcacctcctcccagctgcccactgcactgaggctaggaaacactgtcaccaccgataaatccacgataattgagaatttcaataagcatttttctacggctggccatgctttccacctggctacccctaccccggtcaacagccctgcacctcccacagcaacttgcccgagcctcccccatttctccttcacccaaatccagatagctgatgttctgaaagagctgcaaaatatggacccctacaaatcagccgggctagactatctggaccctctctttctaaaattaaccgccaaaattgttgcaacccctattactagcctcttcaacctctctttcgtatcatctgagatccccaaagattggaaagcagccgcggtcatccccctcttcaaagggggtaacactctagacccaaactgctacagacctatatctatcctgccctgcctttctaaggtcttcgaaagccaagttagcaaacagatcaccaaccatttcgaatcccaccgtaacttctccgctatgcaatctggtttccgagctggtcatgctCAGCCATGCTCAAGCTCCTAAATGATaacataaccgccatcgataaaagacaatactgtgcagccgtattcatcgacctggctaaggctttcaactctgtcaatcaccacattcttattggcagactcaacaggcttggtttctcaaatgattgccctgcctggttcaccaactacttctctgatagaattcagtgtgtcaaatctgagggcctggtgtccggacctctggcagtctctatacactcagcaaattggatgcagtctatcacagtgccatccattgtcaccaaagccccatatactacccaccaatgcgacctgtatgctcttgttggctggcccttgcttcatattcgtcaccaaacccactggctccaggtcatctataagtctctgctaggtaaagccccgctgtatctcagctcactggtcaccatagcagcacccacccatagcacgtgctccagcaggtatatctcattggtcacccccaaagccaattcctcctttggctgcctttccttccagttctctgttgccaacgactggaacgaactgcaaaaatcactaaagctggagactcatatcttcttcactaactttaagcaccagctgtcagagcagctcacagatcattgcacctgtacacagcccatctgtaaacagcccatccaactacctcatccctataatgttctttattttgctcctttgcaccccagtatctctacttgcacactcatcttctccACATCTGTCACTctggtgtttaattgctatattgtaattatttcaccactatggcctatttattgccttacctcccttatcctacctcatttgcacacactgtatatacagtgagggggaaaagtatttgatcccctgctgattttgtacgtttgcacactgacaaagaaattatcagtctataattttaatggtaggtttatttgaacagtgagagtcagaataacaataacaaaaaaatccagaaaaacgcatgtcaaaaatgttataaattgatttgcattttaatactttttcccctcactgtatactcTTTCTATTGTACTATTGACTgtatttttgtttattccatgtgtaactctgctgtttgtgtcacactgctttgctttatcttggccaggtcacagttgtaaatgagaacttgttctcaactagcctacctggttaaataaaggacttgttctctactagcctacctggttaaataaaggacttgttctcaactagcctacctggttaaataaaggtgaaataaataaaataaataacttgACATACACAATACTAGACCAATGTATTTGGTCTGGTATTGTTCACCTTTTGATGAAATGAAACCTTGACAATGAATCTGTACAGTATTAAAACAGGATCGGTGATCTTTAAAGTGGAACAGAAGAGATACTGTTGACTCACTCAGAGACATACTAGTGCACTGAACAACAGGACTGAGTTGGAATGACTGTACACTGATTTACTGTAATCTCTgcagtaaccaggtttccatccaaccatttaaATGCAGATTAATTACCTGACGCACTAAAAAGTCATGACAGAGGCTTATGGAAACAGGAAATGTCCACAgatggtgggatctttttttttttatgtctaaGAATTAATTACGCAAGAAATAGCAGTGGAAAGACCTTTATGTGCAAATGTTGATATAGAAACAGAACATACCAGTACATGGGCAGCTTTTTTTGGGGTTGACATTTCATCTATTTTCATTCTAGATTTGATAAATTTGTTTTCAAGGACAGTGTGTAAGAGAAGTGGAAACACAGAAAGGCTATAACGCCACAGTAATTTATCAATAATCAAAATCAGGGCCATTTGAGAGGTGATATTCTTTACTCAAGTGAACGGACAGTCAGCATCCCAATAGCCTGGGCCAACCATAGGCCTATATACAGAATGATTATATAGCCTATATACAGAATGATTTATATAGCCTATATGCAGAATGATTTATATAGCCTATATGCAGAATGATTTATATAGCCTATATGCAGAATGATTTATATAGCCTATATGCAGAATGATTTATATAGCCTATATGCAGAATGATTTATATAGCCTATATGCAGAATGATTTATATAGCCTATATGCAGAATGATTATATAGCCTATATACAGAATGATTTATATAGCCTATATGCAGAATGATTTATATAGCCTATATACAGAATGATTTATATAGCCTATATGCAGAATGATTTATATAGCCTATATGCAGAATGATTTATATAGCCTATATGCAGAATGATTATATAGCCTATACATCAATTGTCTCCAACTCAGCGGCTGGCTCGGACCCAGTCGGGTGTCCCGACTCCAGGCTCGTTTCCAAGGAGACGCTTGAACAGTGTAAAATTTACATGACAAATGATTCACACTGGTGCACGCCAATGCAACAAGACCCcgatgatcatcatcatcatcatcatcatcatcaaaacaCATTACTTGAAGTGTTACTGTCCTGAGCTCTATTGGCATTCGTAGGATAATATAAAACGTACCTATTTTTGCTTCATACAAGTCAGcagggtgacacacacacacacacacacctatatacacAGATAATACAAATCAGAGACAGATATATGGAATGTAATTGTTAAACATCAACCAtgattgagtcccaaatggcaccctattctctacatagggctctggtaaaaaaaagaagtgcactacttagggaatagggtgttaatTGGGATGCACATTATGACAAAAATAAAATGGACTTGTACGCACACCCTTAATCCACCCCTCTATTACAGTGATTGGATGAGCTACAGGACTGCTAAACATTCATTAGGTGGCAGAACTGGGCCTTTATCAGGATGAAATGAATGGCTTCATATGGCTTTCCAAACAGCATCAAGCCGTCTGTTCAAAGTCATATTTCTTTGAAAGTCACAATTTTGTTTTCCCCTTTGCAAACAATACTAAAGTAGATTAAGTGATACATTTCCCTTTTACGTAAAACAATTCACTTACTGCTGTTCATGTGTAAGTGATGCACACCGCATGGATTAGATTAacagaaaataataaaatgttcGTTACATTAACAAATAATCCCAGTCTCAATGTGAACCTGgaaacatttaaaataacatttctCTTTCAGGGACACACATTAGTGACATAGTCCAGACAGATATAAACATATCTCTCATATTTCACCACATGACAGCGTAACCGTCATCACTACACATTCTAATGAGACGCCTGATTTATAGTAGTCGCCCGACGCCAGTTTGTGCCATCATGTCAACTCCTTGTCACATCAAATAGTTTGTCTTGATAGGGACAGCAGTGGAgtaggcaagagcacaaacagatctgggaccaggctataggaggaggaggagacgacagatctgggaccaggctataggaggaggaggagacgacagatctgggaccaggctataggaggaggaggagacgacagatctgggaccaggctataggaggaggaggagacagatctgggaccaggctataggaggaggaggagacagatctgggaccaggctataggaggaggagacgacagatctgggaccaggctatagaaggaggagacgacagatctgggaccaggctatagaaggaggagacgacagatctgggaccaggctataggagaaggcaccagatctgggaccaggctactatgttcacaacacatcactgattcAACATCCATCACGAGCCTCAGTGTGACTAGTCTGAACCACCTCTCAGCCTCTAACACCACAAACTCAAATGTTATCTTTACACATATACAGCTACTGTACCTGGAATGATTCTGGTACAATTAGAGAGACAGTTTAACCACAGGAGGGACAAAACACAAACATAAGAAatatgaaaaaaagaaaaaaaaaagccaCATAGCTAATTTGCATCTGTACAGACGGACTAGCCAAATCAAAACACAGTGTACCAGTGAGTTCTCAACTTATtggatccccccccccaaaaaaacagatCAGCCATTCAGTTACAAAGGCTACTCTGAGTGACTGAACAGTTTCCAAAAACACCCTGTAAAGAACAGGAAACTGGTGAGCAGGCAGGCCCCTTGAGTGAGTCAGGCTCGACCTCTGCCTAGGACCTCTACAAATAAATCTCTATCCTGACGGAGAACGATATCTTTGGGATAAATAAGCTTTTTAGTGGGCCAAGTCCTTCTGTCTGAGGAGCACAGCTCTGCCCAGCAGAGGGAATGCCATGGGCACATCTTTTTCATTTACAATCTTcttactttatttttacaattacaAAGTTCTCATTATCTCATCGGTGTTACCCCTGTAGCAAGAAAGTAAAGTTTAGCATTTGGGTTACACAATGACGAtaatcacaacaacaaaaaatgtatataccataccagtcaaaagtttggacacacctactcattcaagggtttctttattttctacattgtagaataatagtgaagacatcaaaactatgaaataacacatatggaatcatgtagtaaccaaacattattatatatattttttaaataaacatacattttatattttatattattcaaagtagtcaccctttgccttgacagctttgcacactcttggcattctctcaaccagcttcatgaggtcacctggaatgcatttcaattaacaggtgtgccttgttaaaaatgtatatgtggaatttctttccttcttaatgcgtttgagccaatcagttgtgttgtgacaaggtaggggggtatacagaagatacccctatttggtaaaagactaagcccatattatggcaagaacagctcaaatatgcaaagagaaacgacagtccatcattactttaagacatgaaggccagtcaatacggaaaacttcaagaacttcgaaagtttcaagtgcagtcgcaaaaaccatcaagcgatatgatgaaaatggctctcatgaggaccgccacaggaaaggaagacccagagttacctctgctgcagaggataagttcattagagttaccagcctcagaaattgcagcccaaatacatgcttcctagagttcaagtaacagacacatctcaacatcaactgttcagaggagactgcgtgaatcaggccttcatggtcgaatagcTTCAacaaaaccactactaaaggacaccaataagaagaagagacttgctacgccaagaaacacaagcaagtaggtgaacggatgatctctgcatgtgggTCAAgtaacacaagcaatggacattagaccggtggaaatctgtcctttggtctgagtccaaatgtgagatttttggtttcaaccactgtgtgagatgcagagtagatgaacggatgatctcggcatgtgtggttcccacagtgaagcatggaggtggaggtgtgatggtgctttgctgatgacactgatTTACTTAGAatccaaggcacacttaaccagcatggctaccacagcattttgcagcaatacgccatcccatcgggtttgcgcttagtgggactattatttgtttttcaacaggacaatgacccaacacacctccaggctgcaaaagggctatttgatcaagaaggagagtgatggagtgcggcatcagatgaccttgcctccacaatcacccgacttcaacccaattgagaaggtttgggatgagttggaccacagagtgaaggaaaagcagccaacaagtgctcagcatatgtggaagactgttggaaaagcattccaggtgaagctggttgagagaacaccaagagtgtgcaaagctgacaaggcaaagggtgactactttgaagaatataaaatacattttgattggtttaacacttttttgcttactacatgattccatatgtgttatttcatagttttgatgtcttcattattattctacaatgtagaaaatagtaaaaataaagaaaaaccctggaatgagtaggtgtgttcagacttttgactggtactgtatattttcttttttgaggggggggggggggcccttcAGCAAAGTTTTCAGTCCCAGGTTTTGCTTTTAAAAATGCTTTGAGGAGAAAGTTACATAGGTTTAAAAGTGCCTCCTCAGTTGTGGCTGGAAGCGCATGTAGAGGAACGTAATGGCTGCAGCAGCTCCCAGGACAGCCACCAGTATTCCCAAGGAGGAGACAGAAGAGTCACCGTCAAGCCTGGAACTGGTGGGACCATTCATGGCCATGGTGGGCTGTTGGGAAAGAGAGACGACTTCACTGGCAACAAAGTGACATGTTACAACACATCCGAGTGAGTTCAATAGGCACGAAAAGTTAAAAACGGGAAGGTAGGTACTATCTGAAAATgctcattttttttgttttcaatTGCAAAAACGCTTTGCTACAATgttccctaatgaacacgacccaccCTGCCTAAGATGTTGGTTGATTGAGAAGGTCCAGATGAGTGAAAAAGAGCCTGCGGTAGTCACACTCACCCTCTGCTGCACGCGTAGCTGCACGTTCTCTCCTGCTGACCTGAACAGCTCCACTGCTGCACTGTGTGACAGGTTCTCCAGCTT encodes:
- the LOC115161892 gene encoding synaptojanin-2-binding protein, with product MNGSAKYTAPTVLGIQLKRGPQGLGFNIVGGLDQQYVLNDSGIYVAKIKENGAAALDGRLQEGDKILAINGQKLENLSHSAAVELFRSAGENVQLRVQQRPTMAMNGPTSSRLDGDSSVSSLGILVAVLGAAAAITFLYMRFQPQLRRHF